From the Leptospira biflexa serovar Patoc strain 'Patoc 1 (Paris)' genome, one window contains:
- a CDS encoding PIN/TRAM domain-containing protein: MKHLLSAIGTLLVSSVSFFFIHSESQNIVLAGTLAGVVLLYSLVLILGERKLFPEIKADVVFCASIGALLGLSIAAFPMSLLSDYGYKSVAILVAVLFFLTGIKAGVSFSKKPGLSIFGGGNSAPGSAFSIPGLEGGNSHIRDKILDTSVVIDGRILDIADTHFLDGPLILPNFVLREIQLISDSSDPIKRARGRRGLEMLNKLQRKGSIEVKITYTDYSDTREVDAKLVKLARDTGGAVVTNDFNLNKVAELQGVRVLNLNNLANALKPVVLPGEEFQISVIKEGKDENQGIGYLEDGTMVVIENGGHLVGKDVRVVVTSIIQTAAGKMIFTKVQNGNNNYNKS; the protein is encoded by the coding sequence ATGAAACATTTACTTTCAGCCATTGGGACGCTCCTCGTCTCTTCGGTATCGTTTTTCTTTATACATTCGGAATCGCAAAACATCGTTTTAGCGGGAACCCTTGCTGGCGTTGTATTGCTTTATTCTTTGGTGTTGATTCTCGGCGAGAGAAAACTATTTCCAGAAATCAAAGCAGATGTCGTATTCTGTGCAAGTATTGGCGCACTATTGGGTTTGTCGATTGCCGCATTCCCTATGAGTTTGCTCAGTGATTATGGTTACAAATCAGTAGCGATTTTGGTTGCAGTTCTTTTTTTCCTAACAGGGATCAAAGCAGGTGTGTCCTTTTCCAAAAAACCGGGCCTCTCTATCTTTGGTGGTGGAAACTCCGCTCCGGGATCTGCTTTCTCCATACCTGGACTTGAAGGTGGAAATTCCCATATCAGAGATAAAATCCTTGATACATCGGTTGTGATCGATGGTCGGATTTTGGACATTGCTGACACTCATTTCTTAGATGGCCCTCTCATTCTGCCTAACTTCGTATTACGAGAAATCCAATTGATTTCTGATTCCTCAGATCCAATCAAACGGGCACGTGGTCGTCGTGGACTTGAGATGTTGAACAAACTCCAAAGAAAAGGTTCCATCGAAGTCAAAATCACTTATACTGATTATTCGGATACTAGAGAAGTGGATGCAAAACTTGTCAAACTCGCTCGAGACACTGGTGGGGCTGTTGTTACCAATGACTTCAACCTAAACAAAGTGGCCGAGTTACAAGGTGTTCGCGTTCTCAATTTGAACAATCTTGCCAATGCATTAAAACCAGTCGTTCTTCCAGGGGAAGAGTTCCAAATTTCCGTCATCAAAGAAGGAAAGGACGAAAACCAAGGGATTGGTTATCTAGAAGATGGAACGATGGTTGTGATCGAAAATGGTGGTCATTTGGTGGGAAAGGATGTACGAGTTGTCGTTACAAGTATCATCCAAACAGCAGCCGGTAAAATGATTTTTACAAAAGTACAAAACGGTAATAATAACTACAACAAATCGTAA
- a CDS encoding CarD family transcriptional regulator: protein MATKKLNEKTKEPKFKVGDYVVYPIHGVGEVTEVAKKLILGKKKDCYSLEIQGSKMKVSIPVDRAMDVGIRSIIDKKEIKKVLTLLKKDEVDTEEDWKVRYQNNMNKIKSGSIFEVADVCRNLYRRAYGKELSIMERKLYESAYNLVKMEIALSKGVPQEEAGNIVSDVLAASVQGIAPPPPPKELDDDLDLE from the coding sequence TTGGCTACAAAAAAACTAAACGAAAAAACTAAAGAGCCTAAATTCAAGGTTGGGGACTACGTTGTATACCCGATCCATGGAGTAGGTGAAGTCACAGAAGTTGCAAAAAAGCTGATTCTGGGTAAGAAGAAAGACTGTTACAGTTTGGAAATTCAAGGTTCCAAAATGAAGGTCTCTATCCCAGTTGATCGTGCAATGGATGTGGGTATCCGATCGATCATTGATAAAAAAGAGATCAAAAAAGTTCTCACTCTCCTAAAAAAGGATGAGGTCGACACGGAAGAGGACTGGAAGGTCCGTTACCAGAACAATATGAACAAGATCAAGTCTGGTTCTATTTTCGAAGTGGCTGATGTTTGCCGTAATCTTTACAGACGTGCCTATGGCAAAGAACTCTCCATTATGGAGAGAAAGCTCTATGAGAGCGCCTATAATTTAGTAAAGATGGAAATTGCACTAAGCAAGGGTGTACCCCAAGAAGAAGCCGGAAATATTGTTTCCGATGTTTTAGCAGCTTCAGTGCAAGGGATAGCACCACCACCACCTCCAAAAGAATTGGATGATGATTTAGATTTAGAATAA
- a CDS encoding LEPBI_I2678 family protein has translation MNQLFARTAKLALFTTTLLTIGCATMFKTTTHRPIQVYADQLESSIYLDEEKVSETFHQIEYPVKTDKKFNYRVEKNGFEPKSFVVEKKFNKFAYLNLLTFLFSPILFLIDHSNDALFVYKWPEENIKLDVNEKYKEKTDTATYKQFESDRAKLKNTKGLIVFNAYVTGVLVKDGDGNQYDIKSAPFLFLPGNFEVQSKFYTTFKKGSYQHTYTAKTPITSKLTLQSAMATAVCTDYDSVKNTTTHTLVSTGKPNPYFASDTILRSFDITRYCPKSDFMQKVNP, from the coding sequence ATGAACCAATTATTTGCAAGAACCGCTAAACTAGCATTATTCACCACAACCTTACTGACAATAGGTTGTGCCACGATGTTCAAAACGACAACACATAGACCCATTCAAGTGTATGCAGACCAGTTAGAATCGAGTATTTATCTAGATGAAGAAAAGGTAAGTGAAACTTTTCACCAAATCGAGTATCCAGTAAAAACTGATAAAAAATTCAATTATCGAGTTGAAAAAAATGGGTTTGAACCAAAGTCCTTTGTTGTTGAAAAAAAATTCAATAAGTTTGCATATTTGAATTTATTAACATTCCTATTTTCTCCTATTTTGTTTTTAATCGACCATTCAAATGATGCACTATTTGTTTACAAATGGCCGGAAGAAAACATCAAACTTGATGTAAACGAAAAATATAAAGAAAAAACGGATACGGCTACCTATAAACAATTTGAATCCGATCGTGCAAAACTGAAGAACACCAAAGGATTGATTGTATTCAATGCATATGTAACAGGCGTTCTAGTAAAGGATGGCGACGGGAATCAATATGATATCAAATCGGCACCGTTCCTATTTTTACCTGGAAATTTTGAAGTACAATCAAAGTTTTATACCACTTTTAAAAAAGGAAGTTACCAACACACGTATACTGCCAAAACTCCGATCACAAGTAAGTTGACATTACAATCTGCCATGGCTACGGCTGTTTGTACAGATTACGATAGCGTTAAAAATACAACGACTCATACCCTAGTATCAACTGGAAAACCAAATCCTTATTTTGCCTCGGATACAATCTTAAGAAGTTTTGATATCACACGTTATTGCCCAAAATCAGACTTCATGCAAAAGGTAAACCCTTAA
- a CDS encoding class I SAM-dependent methyltransferase: MNCPLCEATSNPFHQNKFRSYSRCTNCFAIFMDFEYRPTNEEEKKRYLEHNNDILDTNYQNFLKPIVEKVIQFQTPEDSGMDFGAGPGPVVAYLLKQSGYEICLYDPYFHPNEENLSRSYDYIILTEVVEHFHDPKKEFQKLHSLLKPKGRLYILTHPYDDSIVFENWYYKNDQTHTFFYTKNTFDWIKSFFEFQSLEILDRIILFQK, from the coding sequence ATGAATTGCCCACTCTGTGAAGCGACCTCCAATCCATTTCATCAAAATAAATTCCGCTCCTATTCAAGGTGCACAAATTGTTTTGCTATATTTATGGACTTTGAGTATCGCCCGACAAACGAAGAAGAGAAAAAAAGATACTTAGAACATAACAATGATATTCTGGATACCAATTACCAAAACTTTTTAAAACCAATTGTGGAAAAGGTAATTCAATTCCAAACACCAGAAGATAGTGGAATGGATTTTGGCGCAGGGCCAGGTCCTGTCGTTGCATATCTATTAAAACAAAGTGGATATGAGATTTGTTTGTATGATCCTTACTTCCACCCAAATGAAGAAAATTTGAGTCGGTCATACGATTATATCATTTTAACGGAAGTGGTTGAACATTTCCACGATCCAAAAAAAGAATTCCAAAAACTACACTCACTCTTAAAACCGAAAGGTAGGTTGTACATCCTCACCCATCCATACGACGATTCCATTGTATTTGAAAACTGGTATTACAAAAACGACCAAACACATACTTTCTTTTATACAAAAAATACATTTGATTGGATCAAAAGTTTTTTTGAATTCCAATCTTTGGAGATTTTGGATCGCATCATCCTATTCCAAAAATAG